One stretch of Saccharomonospora xinjiangensis XJ-54 DNA includes these proteins:
- a CDS encoding GNAT family N-acetyltransferase codes for MTVFCTTERMMLRRFTADDGDELAALHGDAEVMRFLGDGKPVPADVVKRETLPSLLADYDRIGGLGVFAAEAGGEFLGWFELQPDGPESLDDVELGYRLHRRFWGTGLATEGARALVRLGFTELGVRRVYATTMAVNHASRRVLEKAGLRHIRTFHEDWPDPIPGSEHGEVEYELLREDWRA; via the coding sequence GTGACCGTCTTCTGCACCACCGAACGCATGATGCTCCGCCGCTTCACCGCCGACGACGGCGACGAGCTGGCCGCACTGCACGGCGACGCGGAGGTGATGCGGTTCCTGGGTGACGGCAAGCCAGTGCCCGCCGACGTGGTGAAGCGCGAGACCCTGCCGTCGCTGCTGGCCGATTACGACCGGATCGGCGGGCTCGGCGTGTTCGCCGCCGAGGCAGGCGGAGAGTTCCTCGGCTGGTTCGAGCTCCAGCCGGACGGCCCCGAGTCGCTCGACGACGTGGAGCTCGGGTATCGGCTGCACCGCCGGTTCTGGGGAACGGGGCTCGCCACCGAGGGAGCGCGCGCACTGGTGCGGCTTGGGTTCACCGAACTCGGTGTGCGGCGGGTGTACGCGACGACGATGGCGGTGAACCACGCCTCCCGCCGCGTGCTGGAGAAGGCTGGCCTTCGGCACATCCGGACGTTCCACGAGGACTGGCCCGACCCGATTCCAGGCTCGGAGCACGGCGAGGTGGAGTACGAACTGCTGCGCGAGGACTGGCGAGCCTGA
- a CDS encoding alkaline phosphatase D family protein: MTHEGAAVSEPDEVLPNRRDFLTLAGLTTAAVALGSGVPVNAAQTAAPSRGRVPSEPFTLGVASGDPEPTSVVLWTRLAPDALAADGHGGMPRENVDVHYEVAEDERFSRVVHRGRAVATPELAHAVHPEVEGLRPGREYFYRFRAGDHLSPVGRTRTAPERGEAVNELRFASASCQAWYHGHFTAYRHLADEDVDLVFFLGDYVYEYAINEGNLWRQGVALGPEHNATVRTLEQYRLRYALFKTDPHLQRVHALAPWVSTWDDHEVQNNYADAHSQYGISVPDFERQRAVAYRAYYENLPLRRSTLPHGPDMRLYRRLRWGSLADVHVLDTRQYRDDFPEDTSAGGEHTDPGRSILGRDQERWLEQGLRRSTATWTMLAQQVVMAQIDRDTGPGRTFSMDQWDGFTANRDRVFDAVRRYGIDNLVVLTGDIHRHVAADLKADFTDPASATIGSELVVGSVGSDGDGAVRDNYTDLWLSNPHVKFYDGRRGYLVGTMTSRELTAEYKVVDHIERDDAAPVSTSARFGIEAGSPGLKREA; the protein is encoded by the coding sequence ATGACCCACGAAGGAGCAGCAGTGTCCGAACCCGACGAGGTGTTACCGAACAGACGCGACTTCCTCACCCTCGCAGGACTGACCACGGCCGCCGTGGCACTCGGCAGCGGCGTGCCCGTCAACGCGGCCCAGACGGCGGCACCGTCACGCGGCAGGGTGCCGTCGGAGCCGTTCACACTCGGCGTGGCATCCGGCGATCCCGAACCCACGAGCGTGGTGCTGTGGACACGGCTGGCTCCCGACGCGCTGGCCGCCGACGGCCACGGCGGGATGCCGAGGGAGAACGTCGATGTCCACTACGAGGTGGCCGAGGACGAACGGTTCTCCCGTGTCGTCCACAGGGGCCGCGCGGTGGCCACGCCGGAACTGGCGCATGCGGTGCATCCCGAGGTCGAGGGCCTGCGACCGGGCCGGGAGTACTTCTACCGGTTCCGCGCCGGTGACCACCTCAGCCCCGTCGGCCGCACCCGCACGGCTCCCGAGCGCGGGGAGGCGGTGAACGAGCTGCGGTTCGCGAGCGCGTCGTGCCAGGCGTGGTACCACGGTCACTTCACGGCCTACCGGCACCTCGCCGACGAGGACGTCGATCTGGTGTTCTTCCTCGGCGACTACGTCTACGAGTACGCGATCAACGAGGGCAACCTGTGGCGGCAGGGTGTCGCGCTCGGACCGGAACACAACGCGACGGTGCGGACCCTTGAGCAGTACCGGCTCCGCTACGCGCTGTTCAAGACCGACCCGCACCTCCAGCGCGTCCACGCCCTCGCGCCTTGGGTGTCCACATGGGATGACCACGAGGTGCAGAACAACTACGCCGACGCCCACTCGCAGTACGGCATCTCGGTGCCCGACTTCGAGCGGCAGAGGGCCGTGGCCTACCGCGCCTACTACGAGAACCTGCCGCTGCGGCGCTCCACCCTGCCGCACGGCCCCGACATGCGCCTCTACCGGCGGCTGCGGTGGGGTTCACTCGCCGACGTGCATGTGCTCGACACGCGTCAGTACCGCGACGACTTCCCCGAGGACACCAGCGCGGGCGGCGAGCACACCGACCCCGGCCGCTCCATCCTCGGCCGTGACCAGGAACGGTGGTTGGAGCAGGGACTGCGGCGTTCCACGGCGACGTGGACGATGCTCGCCCAGCAGGTCGTCATGGCGCAGATCGACAGGGACACCGGTCCGGGCCGCACCTTCAGCATGGACCAGTGGGACGGCTTCACAGCCAACCGCGACCGCGTGTTCGACGCCGTGCGCCGCTACGGGATCGACAACCTGGTCGTGCTGACCGGCGACATCCACCGGCACGTCGCGGCCGACCTCAAAGCCGACTTCACCGATCCCGCCTCGGCCACGATCGGGTCCGAACTCGTCGTCGGGTCGGTGGGCTCCGACGGTGACGGCGCCGTCAGGGACAACTACACCGACCTGTGGCTGTCCAATCCGCACGTGAAGTTCTACGACGGTCGCAGGGGATACCTGGTGGGCACGATGACATCACGGGAGCTGACGGCGGAGTACAAAGTGGTCGATCACATCGAGCGCGACGACGCCGCCCCGGTGTCCACCTCGGCTCGATTCGGCATCGAGGCCGGCAGCCCCGGTCTGAAGCGGGAGGCGTGA
- a CDS encoding carbohydrate ABC transporter permease has product MARSSQGRTAALLLSPTILVLGLVVGYPLLAALRESLYRSGDEIDESGFIVTGERFVGVDNYADAFAGERFWNAFGNTTLFTVTTVAAEVLIGVAMALVMHRAMRGRALVRAAILVPWAIPTAVAGLLWQWIFQADGVANAVLGTGLLWTGDGWASQLAVIIADTWKTAPFVGLLVLAGLQLIPNDVYEAARLDGASGWQQFWRVTLPLVKPALLVAVLFRLLDALRMFDLPFVLVGAQKASVETLSMLAWDEANQVRYGPAAAYAVLLFCYIAVVVFVFVKLLGADLLGERKARRTSEVSA; this is encoded by the coding sequence ATGGCACGGTCGAGTCAGGGGCGCACTGCGGCGCTGCTGCTGTCCCCGACGATCCTCGTGCTCGGACTCGTGGTGGGATATCCGCTGCTGGCCGCGTTGCGCGAATCGCTGTACCGCAGCGGCGACGAGATCGACGAGTCGGGTTTCATCGTCACCGGTGAACGGTTCGTCGGCGTGGACAACTACGCCGACGCCTTCGCGGGGGAGAGGTTCTGGAACGCCTTCGGCAACACCACGCTGTTCACCGTCACCACGGTGGCCGCCGAGGTGCTCATCGGTGTGGCCATGGCGCTGGTGATGCACCGCGCCATGCGCGGGCGGGCGCTGGTGCGGGCCGCGATCCTCGTGCCGTGGGCGATCCCCACTGCCGTGGCAGGCCTGCTCTGGCAGTGGATCTTCCAGGCCGACGGTGTCGCCAACGCCGTCCTCGGCACCGGTCTCCTGTGGACGGGCGATGGCTGGGCCTCGCAGCTCGCGGTGATCATTGCCGACACGTGGAAGACGGCGCCGTTCGTCGGGCTGCTCGTCCTCGCCGGGTTGCAGCTCATCCCGAACGACGTCTACGAGGCAGCGCGGCTGGACGGCGCGAGTGGCTGGCAGCAGTTCTGGCGGGTCACACTCCCGCTGGTCAAGCCTGCCCTGCTGGTGGCTGTCCTGTTCCGGCTGCTCGACGCGCTGCGGATGTTCGACCTGCCGTTCGTGCTCGTCGGCGCACAGAAGGCGTCGGTGGAGACGTTGTCGATGCTGGCGTGGGACGAGGCGAACCAGGTCCGGTACGGGCCTGCCGCCGCCTATGCGGTGCTGCTGTTCTGCTACATCGCCGTGGTGGTGTTCGTGTTCGTGAAACTGCTCGGGGCCGACCTGCTCGGTGAGCGCAAGGCGCGCAGGACCTCGGAGGTGTCCGCGTGA
- a CDS encoding polysaccharide lyase family protein: MSASNGTVPSATDLAAKGELGRIEVSWSARRQYQPLVDHFAVYAARQRNFRPSPDTLVGKTIDTHFRHGDLGPEGQTWYYQVITVDASGKASEPSGPVKGTSVESVTVAGTPVAVVGEFDRRSLELALAPNGYRDYLSTFPDGADYTHGVSSPGTHWPYLHPGRADKWAGSKAHTFRLRFTLPEKPGADLALAIWLIDTHASIPGVLDISCNGTAVAGVPLERGATKGSLQGDATVPGSPLVPSMVELPIPASALRSGENVLTLHKDEGSWHAYDALGVFAPRR, from the coding sequence ATGAGTGCGAGCAACGGCACGGTGCCGTCGGCGACCGACCTCGCCGCGAAGGGCGAGCTGGGCCGGATCGAGGTGAGCTGGTCGGCGCGGCGGCAGTACCAGCCGCTGGTCGATCACTTCGCGGTGTACGCGGCGCGGCAGCGGAACTTCCGTCCTTCGCCGGACACCCTCGTCGGCAAGACGATCGACACCCATTTCCGGCACGGCGACCTCGGGCCTGAAGGGCAGACCTGGTACTACCAGGTGATCACGGTGGACGCCTCGGGCAAGGCGAGCGAGCCTTCGGGACCGGTCAAGGGAACCTCGGTGGAGTCGGTCACCGTGGCCGGAACACCCGTGGCCGTGGTGGGCGAGTTCGACCGCAGGTCGCTGGAACTGGCGCTGGCGCCCAACGGCTACCGCGACTACCTCAGCACGTTCCCTGACGGCGCCGACTACACCCACGGCGTCAGCAGCCCCGGCACCCACTGGCCCTACCTGCACCCCGGCAGGGCCGACAAGTGGGCTGGCAGTAAGGCGCACACCTTCCGCCTGCGGTTCACGCTCCCCGAGAAGCCGGGAGCCGATCTGGCGCTGGCGATCTGGCTGATCGACACCCACGCCAGCATCCCGGGCGTGCTGGACATCTCCTGCAACGGCACCGCCGTGGCCGGGGTGCCGCTGGAGAGGGGCGCCACGAAGGGGTCGTTGCAGGGCGACGCCACCGTGCCCGGCAGTCCGCTTGTACCGTCCATGGTGGAGCTTCCGATTCCCGCGTCCGCGTTACGATCCGGTGAGAACGTCCTCACCCTGCACAAGGACGAAGGCTCCTGGCACGCCTACGACGCACTCGGCGTGTTCGCGCCGCGCCGGTGA
- a CDS encoding ABC transporter substrate-binding protein has translation MRKATIARIAAALTGVLVATACGSDQGGEGGGDPDGRGPITFATIKDGTGTVPKLVEKWNAEHPDEKVTIVELPEGADGQRQKLVQQAQTASGSHDVITIDIPWNAEFAARRWITELPEDSFDVDGFFPSALEGSRYRGKLYSIPHFTGSAMLYYREDLLKKVDAEPPATWAEMWDVCEKVLSLPDAKGMSCYTGQHDKYEGLTVNFLEAVASAGGQVFDESGKPAVDTPEAAEGLRFLVDGFAEGHIPSDAITYKEEEGRRAFQQGDLVFHRNWAYIYALASADDGSSEVAGRFGVTVLPGQDAEGVSALGGNNLAVSAFSTKQATARDFIAYLTSLDVQLEHAEGSAYPMTRTEVYSDPDLKKQYPYLTVLKEGIERAQPRPSIVRYGDASTVIQNHVYAALKGEKTVDDALAAMQKELTQLTQGS, from the coding sequence ATGAGAAAAGCGACGATCGCCCGGATCGCCGCGGCGTTGACCGGAGTCCTTGTGGCGACGGCCTGCGGTTCGGACCAGGGCGGAGAAGGCGGCGGCGACCCGGACGGGCGCGGGCCCATCACGTTCGCCACGATCAAGGACGGCACCGGCACGGTGCCGAAACTGGTCGAGAAGTGGAACGCCGAGCACCCCGACGAGAAGGTGACGATCGTCGAGTTGCCGGAGGGCGCCGACGGTCAGCGGCAGAAGCTCGTCCAGCAGGCACAGACGGCGTCCGGCTCCCACGACGTCATCACCATCGACATCCCGTGGAACGCCGAGTTCGCCGCCCGCCGGTGGATCACCGAGCTGCCGGAGGACTCCTTCGACGTTGACGGGTTCTTCCCCTCGGCGCTGGAGGGTTCGCGGTACCGGGGCAAGCTGTACTCGATCCCGCACTTCACCGGCTCCGCCATGCTGTACTACCGCGAGGACCTGCTGAAGAAGGTGGACGCGGAACCACCCGCGACGTGGGCAGAGATGTGGGACGTGTGCGAGAAGGTGCTCTCGCTGCCCGATGCGAAGGGCATGTCCTGCTACACCGGTCAGCACGACAAGTACGAGGGCCTCACCGTGAACTTCCTTGAGGCCGTCGCTTCGGCGGGCGGGCAGGTCTTCGATGAGTCGGGCAAGCCAGCCGTCGATACGCCGGAGGCCGCCGAGGGGCTGAGGTTCCTCGTCGATGGCTTCGCCGAGGGGCACATTCCCTCCGACGCCATCACGTACAAGGAAGAGGAGGGCCGCCGCGCCTTCCAGCAGGGCGATCTGGTGTTCCACCGCAACTGGGCCTACATCTACGCCCTCGCCAGCGCCGACGACGGCTCCTCCGAGGTGGCTGGCAGATTCGGTGTCACCGTGCTCCCGGGGCAGGACGCCGAGGGTGTGTCGGCGCTCGGCGGGAACAACCTCGCCGTGTCGGCGTTCTCGACCAAGCAGGCCACCGCGCGCGACTTCATCGCCTACCTCACGAGCCTCGACGTCCAGCTGGAGCACGCCGAGGGCTCCGCGTATCCGATGACGCGCACCGAGGTGTACTCCGATCCGGACCTGAAGAAGCAGTACCCGTACCTGACCGTGTTGAAGGAGGGCATCGAGCGGGCCCAGCCGCGCCCCTCGATCGTCCGCTACGGCGACGCGAGCACCGTCATCCAGAACCATGTCTACGCCGCGTTGAAGGGTGAGAAGACGGTGGACGACGCGCTGGCCGCGATGCAGAAGGAACTGACCCAGCTCACGCAGGGGTCCTGA
- a CDS encoding carbohydrate ABC transporter permease, with protein sequence MSTTSSGERTLGATVRRIAPYVGVAVIILYCLAPFYWMVVSSFRRTSDIFDLSALPSPWSLENYRAVFSGDNEFGSALLNSLVVAGVTTAATVLVATLAAYALARLEFRFKNAVLAIVIATSMFPGISLLVPLLKLFTDIGWINTYQSMIVPNLSFALPLAIWYLTTFFRQLPYELEEAARVDGCTPGQAFRKVILPIAVPGVFTTAIIVFVVAWNEFIIALTMVNDPSMQTVTVRISQFVGVAVHDSPFGTRMAAGVIATVPLVIAVLLFQRRIVAGLTSGGVK encoded by the coding sequence GTGAGCACGACCAGCTCCGGTGAACGCACCCTTGGTGCCACCGTGCGCCGCATCGCGCCCTACGTGGGCGTCGCGGTGATCATCCTGTACTGCCTCGCCCCGTTCTACTGGATGGTGGTGTCGAGTTTCCGGCGCACCAGCGACATCTTCGACCTCTCGGCGCTTCCCTCGCCGTGGTCGCTGGAGAACTACCGCGCCGTGTTCAGCGGCGACAACGAGTTCGGCAGCGCACTACTGAACAGTCTCGTGGTGGCCGGTGTCACCACGGCGGCCACCGTCCTGGTGGCGACACTCGCCGCGTACGCGCTGGCGAGGCTCGAGTTCCGGTTCAAGAACGCCGTGCTCGCGATCGTGATCGCGACCTCGATGTTCCCCGGGATTTCACTCCTCGTCCCTCTCCTGAAGCTGTTCACCGACATCGGCTGGATCAACACTTACCAGTCGATGATCGTGCCCAACCTCTCGTTCGCGCTGCCACTGGCGATCTGGTATCTCACCACGTTCTTCCGCCAGTTGCCGTACGAGCTGGAGGAGGCGGCGCGGGTGGACGGCTGCACACCGGGGCAGGCGTTCCGCAAGGTGATCCTGCCGATCGCGGTGCCCGGTGTGTTCACCACGGCCATCATCGTGTTCGTGGTGGCGTGGAACGAGTTCATCATCGCGCTCACCATGGTCAACGACCCTTCGATGCAGACGGTCACCGTCCGCATCTCGCAGTTCGTCGGCGTCGCCGTGCACGACAGCCCGTTCGGCACGCGCATGGCCGCAGGCGTCATCGCCACCGTTCCCCTCGTGATCGCGGTCCTTCTGTTCCAGCGGCGGATCGTCGCGGGACTCACGTCAGGGGGCGTCAAATGA